Proteins encoded within one genomic window of Pongo abelii isolate AG06213 chromosome 18, NHGRI_mPonAbe1-v2.0_pri, whole genome shotgun sequence:
- the TRAPPC2L gene encoding trafficking protein particle complex subunit 2-like protein isoform X2 — MAVCIAVIAKENYPLYIRSTPTENKLKFHYMVHTSLDVVDEKISAMGKALVDQRELYLGLLYPTEDYKVYLSGQGVCQGGPTVARCTLGSDNLKPLRRKKKEMFRKLHNSYTDVMCNPFYNPGDRIQSSRAFDNMVTSMMIQVC; from the exons AATTACCCCCTCTACATTCGCAGCACCCCTACGGAGAACAAGCTGAAGTTTCACTACATGGTGCATACATCTCTGGACGTGGTGGATGAGAAGATCTCCGCAATGGGGAAGGCTCTGGTCGACCAGAGGGAGCTGTACCTGGGCCTGCTCTACCCCACGGAGGACTACAAGGTGTATCTTTCAGGGCAGGGTGTGTGTCAGGGAGGACCTACAGTTGCAAGATGTACTTTAGGATCAGATAACTTGAAAcctttgagaagaaaaaaaaaagag ATGTTCCGGAAGCTACACAACTCCTACACGGACGTGATGTGCAACCCCTTCTACAACCCGGGGGACCGCATCCAGTCCAG CAGGGCCTTTGATAACATGGTGACGTCGATGATGATACAGGTGTGCTGA
- the TRAPPC2L gene encoding trafficking protein particle complex subunit 2-like protein isoform X3 gives MAVCIAVIAKENYPLYIRSTPTENKLKFHYMVHTSLDVVDEKISAMGKALVDQRELYLGLLYPTEDYKVYLSGQGVCQGGPTVARCTLGSDNLKPLRRKKKEMFRKLHNSYTDVMCNPFYNPGDRIQSRAFDNMVTSMMIQVC, from the exons AATTACCCCCTCTACATTCGCAGCACCCCTACGGAGAACAAGCTGAAGTTTCACTACATGGTGCATACATCTCTGGACGTGGTGGATGAGAAGATCTCCGCAATGGGGAAGGCTCTGGTCGACCAGAGGGAGCTGTACCTGGGCCTGCTCTACCCCACGGAGGACTACAAGGTGTATCTTTCAGGGCAGGGTGTGTGTCAGGGAGGACCTACAGTTGCAAGATGTACTTTAGGATCAGATAACTTGAAAcctttgagaagaaaaaaaaaagag ATGTTCCGGAAGCTACACAACTCCTACACGGACGTGATGTGCAACCCCTTCTACAACCCGGGGGACCGCATCCAGTCCAG GGCCTTTGATAACATGGTGACGTCGATGATGATACAGGTGTGCTGA
- the TRAPPC2L gene encoding trafficking protein particle complex subunit 2-like protein isoform X4, translating to MAVCIAVIAKENYPLYIRSTPTENKLKFHYMVHTSLDVVDEKISAMGKALVDQRELYLGLLYPTEDYKVYGYVTNSKVKFVMVVDSSNTALRDNEIRSMFRKLHNSYTDVMCNPFYNPGDRIQSSRAFDNMVTSMMIQVC from the exons AATTACCCCCTCTACATTCGCAGCACCCCTACGGAGAACAAGCTGAAGTTTCACTACATGGTGCATACATCTCTGGACGTGGTGGATGAGAAGATCTCCGCAATGGGGAAGGCTCTGGTCGACCAGAGGGAGCTGTACCTGGGCCTGCTCTACCCCACGGAGGACTACAAGGT ATATGGCTACGTCACCAACTCCAAGGTGAAGTTTGTCATGGTGGTAGATTCCTCCAACACAGCCCTTCGAGACAACGAAATTCGCAGC ATGTTCCGGAAGCTACACAACTCCTACACGGACGTGATGTGCAACCCCTTCTACAACCCGGGGGACCGCATCCAGTCCAG CAGGGCCTTTGATAACATGGTGACGTCGATGATGATACAGGTGTGCTGA
- the TRAPPC2L gene encoding trafficking protein particle complex subunit 2-like protein isoform X1, with amino-acid sequence MAVCIAVIAKENYPLYIRSTPTENKLKFHYMVHTSLDVVDEKISAMGKALVDQRELYLGLLYPTEDYKVYGYVTNSKVKFVMVVDSSNTALRDNEIRSMFRKLHNSYTDVMCNPFYNPGDRIQSRWALLSVSASSPGGPCFLCLAAFFL; translated from the exons AATTACCCCCTCTACATTCGCAGCACCCCTACGGAGAACAAGCTGAAGTTTCACTACATGGTGCATACATCTCTGGACGTGGTGGATGAGAAGATCTCCGCAATGGGGAAGGCTCTGGTCGACCAGAGGGAGCTGTACCTGGGCCTGCTCTACCCCACGGAGGACTACAAGGT ATATGGCTACGTCACCAACTCCAAGGTGAAGTTTGTCATGGTGGTAGATTCCTCCAACACAGCCCTTCGAGACAACGAAATTCGCAGC ATGTTCCGGAAGCTACACAACTCCTACACGGACGTGATGTGCAACCCCTTCTACAACCCGGGGGACCGCATCCAGTCCAGGTGGGCCCTACTTTCTGTGTCCGCATCCAGTCCGGGTGGGCCCTGCTTTCTGTGTCTTGCCGCCTTCTTTCTGTAG
- the TRAPPC2L gene encoding trafficking protein particle complex subunit 2-like protein isoform X5, producing MAVCIAVIAKENYPLYIRSTPTENKLKFHYMVHTSLDVVDEKISAMGKALVDQRELYLGLLYPTEDYKVYGYVTNSKVKFVMVVDSSNTALRDNEIRSMFRKLHNSYTDVMCNPFYNPGDRIQSRAFDNMVTSMMIQVC from the exons AATTACCCCCTCTACATTCGCAGCACCCCTACGGAGAACAAGCTGAAGTTTCACTACATGGTGCATACATCTCTGGACGTGGTGGATGAGAAGATCTCCGCAATGGGGAAGGCTCTGGTCGACCAGAGGGAGCTGTACCTGGGCCTGCTCTACCCCACGGAGGACTACAAGGT ATATGGCTACGTCACCAACTCCAAGGTGAAGTTTGTCATGGTGGTAGATTCCTCCAACACAGCCCTTCGAGACAACGAAATTCGCAGC ATGTTCCGGAAGCTACACAACTCCTACACGGACGTGATGTGCAACCCCTTCTACAACCCGGGGGACCGCATCCAGTCCAG GGCCTTTGATAACATGGTGACGTCGATGATGATACAGGTGTGCTGA
- the TRAPPC2L gene encoding trafficking protein particle complex subunit 2-like protein: MAVCIAVIAKENYPLYIRSTPTENKLKFHYMVHTSLDVVDEKISAMGKALVDQRELYLGLLYPTEDYKMFRKLHNSYTDVMCNPFYNPGDRIQSRAFDNMVTSMMIQVC; encoded by the exons AATTACCCCCTCTACATTCGCAGCACCCCTACGGAGAACAAGCTGAAGTTTCACTACATGGTGCATACATCTCTGGACGTGGTGGATGAGAAGATCTCCGCAATGGGGAAGGCTCTGGTCGACCAGAGGGAGCTGTACCTGGGCCTGCTCTACCCCACGGAGGACTACAAG ATGTTCCGGAAGCTACACAACTCCTACACGGACGTGATGTGCAACCCCTTCTACAACCCGGGGGACCGCATCCAGTCCAG GGCCTTTGATAACATGGTGACGTCGATGATGATACAGGTGTGCTGA
- the TRAPPC2L gene encoding trafficking protein particle complex subunit 2-like protein isoform X6, translating to MRRSPQWGRLWSTRGSCTWACSTPRRTTRLPRFSKVRARGGPSASGPCVTSAFPNQSCRYGYVTNSKVKFVMVVDSSNTALRDNEIRSMFRKLHNSYTDVMCNPFYNPGDRIQSRAFDNMVTSMMIQVC from the exons ATGAGAAGATCTCCGCAATGGGGAAGGCTCTGGTCGACCAGAGGGAGCTGTACCTGGGCCTGCTCTACCCCACGGAGGACTACAAG GTTGCCACGTTTCTCCAAAGTGAGGGCCCGCGGAGGGCCCTCTGCCAGCGGTCCCTGTGTTACGAGTGCCTTCCCTAACCAGTCGTGCAGATATGGCTACGTCACCAACTCCAAGGTGAAGTTTGTCATGGTGGTAGATTCCTCCAACACAGCCCTTCGAGACAACGAAATTCGCAGC ATGTTCCGGAAGCTACACAACTCCTACACGGACGTGATGTGCAACCCCTTCTACAACCCGGGGGACCGCATCCAGTCCAG GGCCTTTGATAACATGGTGACGTCGATGATGATACAGGTGTGCTGA